One part of the Streptomyces sp. NBC_01381 genome encodes these proteins:
- a CDS encoding TetR/AcrR family transcriptional regulator encodes MSSSVQRKRIRKSPAARRAEIVEAAAAVALTEGLECITLRRIADELDVRPGLVSHYFPSAEDLVAEAFGDAASAELDALLPAERPDASPTEHLARFFARATGEAYEDISRLWINARHLSRYRPALRDRVGEQEASWRGRLEDLIQEGVEREEFRTDDPYVTTIQILVVIDGLGAHANTDTSNRPAAVTRMAVTTAERELGLVNGTLTRAVDTSSDQA; translated from the coding sequence ATGTCGTCAAGCGTTCAGCGCAAGCGAATTCGGAAATCTCCGGCCGCCCGACGTGCGGAAATCGTCGAGGCGGCCGCCGCCGTCGCCCTGACCGAGGGGCTCGAGTGCATCACTCTGCGGCGGATCGCCGATGAGCTCGATGTCCGGCCCGGGTTGGTCAGCCACTACTTCCCCTCGGCGGAGGACCTCGTCGCCGAGGCGTTCGGCGACGCCGCGAGCGCCGAGCTGGATGCCCTCCTGCCGGCCGAGCGGCCCGACGCCTCTCCCACCGAGCACCTCGCGCGGTTCTTCGCACGCGCGACCGGCGAGGCGTACGAGGACATCAGCCGCCTCTGGATCAACGCGCGCCACCTCAGCCGCTACCGTCCCGCCCTGCGGGACCGGGTCGGCGAGCAGGAGGCCTCGTGGCGCGGCCGGCTCGAAGACCTCATCCAGGAGGGTGTCGAGCGCGAGGAGTTCCGCACGGACGACCCCTATGTGACGACCATTCAGATCCTGGTCGTGATCGACGGCCTCGGCGCGCACGCCAACACGGACACCAGCAACCGTCCCGCGGCGGTGACGCGGATGGCCGTCACCACGGCGGAACGCGAACTGGGCCTGGTGAACGGCACGCTGACCCGAGCCGTCGACACGTCCTCCGACCAGGCGTAG
- a CDS encoding cytosine permease, whose amino-acid sequence MASTIPDPHRPGTDGAAKAPLPSERAVRIEAHGIDHIPERERHGRPRELFSVWAAANVNYLSLVVGGALILMGLSLWQALAVLFVGNLFWALTGFLSVSGPAAGAPSEVVTRAMYGIRGNRVNNAVVGWMISVCYFALNLSAAAVAAFSLVEKVGITANTGVKVVVIIVIAALTLTISVFGHAMIMRLYLPITLALAAAFTVVAVSVIGHTDFSYMPAEPLTGTDLWATVIAGVTLIASGPLSYTTSADFSRYLPATTPKKAIVGWTLLGGFVPSMIVCSLGVFAATAVDMTDPQSALEKILPGWFTPVFLLALILGTIAINALTAYSAGLALQAVGVRIRRSISVIVDGIAAVSLTLYGLLASNFLDTVSNVLQLTVVLLGPSMAVYATDIVLRRNRYDGIALTDETPGSPFWFTAGVNWAGAAALAAGVTAAALCVNTAYTGPVADALGGVDLALPAGMLVASAVYVLMTRRTRDGLGKMPRA is encoded by the coding sequence ATGGCGTCCACGATTCCCGACCCGCACCGGCCAGGCACGGACGGCGCCGCCAAGGCGCCGCTGCCCTCTGAGCGTGCGGTTCGCATCGAGGCACACGGCATCGACCACATTCCCGAACGGGAACGCCATGGCCGTCCGCGCGAGCTGTTCTCCGTCTGGGCGGCGGCGAACGTCAACTATCTGAGCCTGGTCGTCGGCGGCGCCCTGATCCTCATGGGCCTCAGCCTCTGGCAGGCCCTCGCGGTGCTCTTCGTGGGCAACCTGTTCTGGGCGCTGACCGGATTCCTCTCCGTCTCGGGCCCCGCCGCGGGCGCGCCGAGCGAGGTGGTCACCCGCGCGATGTACGGGATCCGGGGCAACCGGGTGAACAACGCGGTCGTCGGCTGGATGATCTCCGTCTGCTACTTCGCCCTGAACCTGTCCGCCGCCGCGGTCGCCGCCTTCTCCCTCGTCGAGAAGGTCGGCATCACCGCGAACACCGGCGTCAAGGTCGTCGTCATCATCGTCATCGCCGCGCTCACCCTGACCATCAGCGTCTTCGGCCACGCCATGATCATGAGGCTCTACCTCCCGATCACGCTGGCCCTGGCCGCCGCGTTCACCGTCGTCGCCGTCAGCGTGATCGGGCACACCGACTTCTCGTACATGCCCGCCGAACCGCTGACCGGCACCGACCTGTGGGCGACCGTCATCGCCGGTGTCACGCTCATCGCGTCGGGCCCGCTGTCGTACACCACCAGCGCCGACTTCTCGCGCTATCTGCCCGCCACGACGCCCAAGAAGGCGATCGTGGGCTGGACCCTCCTCGGCGGGTTCGTGCCCAGCATGATCGTCTGCTCCCTCGGGGTGTTCGCCGCCACCGCCGTCGACATGACCGACCCGCAGTCCGCGCTCGAGAAGATCCTGCCCGGCTGGTTCACTCCCGTCTTCCTGCTCGCCCTGATCCTCGGCACGATCGCCATCAACGCCCTCACCGCCTACAGCGCCGGCCTCGCCCTGCAGGCCGTCGGTGTGCGCATCCGCCGCTCGATCAGCGTCATCGTCGACGGGATCGCCGCCGTCTCGCTCACCCTGTACGGACTGCTCGCCTCCAACTTCCTCGACACCGTCAGCAATGTCCTCCAACTGACCGTCGTCCTGCTCGGCCCGAGCATGGCCGTCTACGCCACGGACATCGTGCTGCGCCGCAACCGCTACGACGGCATCGCGCTCACCGACGAGACCCCCGGCAGCCCCTTCTGGTTCACCGCGGGCGTCAACTGGGCGGGTGCGGCGGCGCTCGCCGCCGGTGTCACCGCGGCCGCCCTGTGTGTGAACACCGCGTACACCGGCCCGGTCGCCGACGCTCTCGGAGGCGTTGATCTCGCCCTGCCCGCAGGCATGTTGGTGGCATCCGCGGTCTACGTCCTCATGACGCGCCGCACCCGCGACGGGCTCGGAAAGATGCCGCGGGCATGA
- a CDS encoding STAS domain-containing protein, whose amino-acid sequence MGISDPSFGLRHHVVEGLTVLTLHGELDAWAEQELEPCLREFLDRAGSDVVVDLRQVTFLDAGGLRLLVRIKNRTAATGRALSLVRCSPRVWRVMGITRLDRSFTVLDALPAELEVPDGDDVPA is encoded by the coding sequence ATGGGCATATCCGACCCGAGTTTTGGGCTGCGTCACCATGTGGTGGAGGGTCTGACCGTGCTGACGCTCCACGGTGAGCTGGACGCCTGGGCGGAGCAGGAACTGGAGCCGTGTTTAAGGGAGTTCCTCGACCGAGCGGGCTCCGACGTGGTGGTGGACCTGCGCCAGGTCACGTTTCTGGACGCCGGGGGCCTGCGGCTCCTCGTGCGCATCAAAAACCGAACCGCCGCCACAGGCCGCGCCCTGAGTCTCGTCCGCTGCTCGCCACGCGTCTGGCGGGTCATGGGCATCACCCGCCTCGACCGCAGCTTCACCGTCCTGGACGCCCTGCCCGCCGAACTGGAGGTTCCCGACGGCGATGACGTCCCGGCGTGA
- a CDS encoding helix-turn-helix transcriptional regulator produces MTMEILQAEQRTAAATARAALGDTAYEDLHARGASLDGAAAVAYAVEDRDGLPEAEPATAARESAVPRRARTGSGGLTHREREVAAPAVERLTNREIAERLVVSQRIVDAHVEHILTKPGLTSRTQITGLE; encoded by the coding sequence ATGACCATGGAGATCCTGCAGGCGGAGCAGCGGACGGCCGCGGCGACGGCGCGTGCCGCACTCGGCGACACGGCGTACGAGGATCTGCACGCGCGCGGGGCTTCGCTGGACGGGGCGGCGGCCGTGGCGTACGCCGTGGAGGACAGGGACGGGCTCCCGGAGGCCGAACCGGCCACCGCCGCCAGGGAATCCGCGGTCCCCCGGCGAGCGCGGACGGGGTCCGGCGGACTCACCCACCGGGAGCGGGAGGTGGCCGCGCCGGCCGTCGAGCGGCTGACCAACCGGGAGATCGCCGAACGGCTCGTCGTCTCCCAGCGGATCGTGGACGCCCATGTGGAGCACATCCTGACGAAGCCGGGGCTCACCTCACGGACGCAGATCACCGGCCTTGAATGA
- a CDS encoding AAA family ATPase, whose protein sequence is MRLGHVREPAGELPLEVTGFIGRERELREVGALLGKARLVTLTGPGGVGKTRLAVRAARAAPPRFPDRACFVELSSLHDPVLLPHTVAGVLGLSEQGDRDPVGLLAAYLSERRMLLVLDTCEHLLDACAMLADLILRITPGVTVLATSRQPLDVPGEFALPITPLPRDDEAVRPFAERAAAVVPGFTLTEANRDDVVSVCRWVESMPPAIELAVVRLRACRSASCPPGSRAASRR, encoded by the coding sequence GTGCGGCTTGGACATGTCCGGGAGCCTGCCGGCGAACTGCCGCTGGAGGTCACCGGGTTCATCGGGCGTGAGCGTGAACTGCGCGAGGTCGGCGCACTGCTGGGCAAGGCCCGCCTCGTGACGCTCACCGGACCCGGTGGCGTCGGCAAGACCCGGCTAGCGGTGCGGGCCGCCCGCGCCGCGCCGCCCCGGTTCCCCGACCGTGCGTGCTTCGTCGAACTGTCCTCGCTGCACGACCCGGTACTGCTCCCGCACACCGTGGCCGGGGTGCTCGGGCTCTCCGAGCAGGGCGACCGTGACCCGGTGGGCCTGCTCGCCGCGTATCTTTCCGAGCGGCGGATGCTGCTCGTCCTCGACACCTGCGAGCATCTGCTCGACGCCTGCGCGATGCTCGCCGACCTGATCCTGCGGATCACGCCCGGCGTCACGGTCCTCGCCACCAGCCGCCAACCCCTCGACGTACCGGGTGAGTTCGCCCTGCCCATCACGCCACTGCCCAGGGACGACGAGGCGGTGCGTCCTTTCGCCGAGCGGGCGGCCGCCGTGGTGCCCGGGTTCACTCTCACCGAGGCCAATCGCGACGATGTCGTCTCGGTGTGCCGCTGGGTCGAGAGCATGCCGCCGGCCATCGAGCTTGCCGTCGTGCGGCTGCGGGCATGTCGCTCGGCGAGCTGTCCGCCCGGCTCCAGGGCCGCCTCCAGGCGCTGA
- a CDS encoding TNT domain-containing protein translates to MIRIRTVLAALGVATAMAAAPAATAAAEPKAAAASKPNEPCTGEFQKDARLGPKWLPKKWQKPVGPLLKGWKRTGDLAPSSFLKKYWEGPADSGSWKYPPNDGFETVNGQVDKHPEELEEGELLDRFGSEYGSFLAPAGDPYAKRALPPQNLNTRDAAVACDYRVYEVSKPFYVWQGSIAPWFEQPGHGQQIKLDAVFLDPGEGQRLNVKWLLEHGYLEPANS, encoded by the coding sequence GTGATCCGGATCCGTACCGTTCTTGCCGCGCTGGGTGTCGCGACCGCCATGGCGGCGGCCCCCGCCGCGACGGCGGCCGCGGAGCCGAAGGCCGCGGCGGCGTCGAAGCCGAACGAGCCCTGCACCGGAGAGTTCCAGAAGGACGCGCGGCTCGGCCCGAAGTGGCTGCCCAAGAAGTGGCAGAAGCCGGTCGGCCCGCTGCTCAAGGGCTGGAAGCGGACGGGTGACCTGGCGCCGTCGTCGTTCCTCAAGAAGTACTGGGAAGGCCCCGCGGACTCCGGCAGCTGGAAGTACCCGCCGAACGACGGCTTCGAGACGGTCAACGGCCAGGTCGACAAGCACCCCGAGGAGCTGGAGGAGGGCGAGCTGCTCGACCGGTTCGGTTCGGAGTACGGCTCGTTCCTGGCCCCCGCGGGCGACCCGTACGCCAAGCGTGCGCTGCCCCCGCAGAACCTCAACACCCGCGACGCCGCGGTCGCCTGCGACTACCGCGTCTACGAGGTGAGCAAGCCGTTCTACGTCTGGCAGGGCAGCATCGCCCCCTGGTTCGAGCAGCCCGGCCACGGCCAGCAGATCAAGCTCGACGCGGTGTTCCTCGACCCGGGCGAGGGGCAGCGCCTGAACGTGAAGTGGCTCCTCGAGCACGGCTACCTCGAGCCCGCGAACAGCTAG
- a CDS encoding GTP-binding protein, which translates to MAERLPVTVLSGFLGAGKTTLLNHVLGNREGLRVAVIVNDMSEINIDAALVRGGDAALSRTEERLVEMTNGCICCTLRDDLLEEVDRLARAGRFDYLLIESSGISEPMPVAATFEFPRDDGVTLGDLARLDTMVTVVDAANFLPELTGGDGLAERGLDQYEEDERTVSDLLMDQIEFADVIVLNKLDLVDERDAERLTATLARLNPLARLVPATQGRVDLQQVLGTGLFDLERAQQAPGWVRELNGDHVPETEEYGISSTVFRAELPFHPERLWNFVTQGLDSGSFGDVLRSKGFFWLASRPNVTGLWSQAGSVARFEPSAARDAEDFQGQELVFIGTGLRPDALRAALSGCLMAEGESLPPLGLDPFPAWDTYGIDDACEHEALAGSHQ; encoded by the coding sequence ATGGCCGAGCGACTGCCGGTCACCGTCCTGTCCGGCTTCCTCGGCGCGGGCAAGACGACCCTGCTCAACCATGTCCTGGGCAACCGCGAAGGCCTGCGCGTCGCGGTGATCGTCAATGACATGAGCGAGATCAACATCGACGCCGCCCTCGTGCGGGGCGGCGATGCCGCTCTCTCGCGCACTGAGGAACGTCTCGTGGAGATGACCAACGGGTGCATCTGCTGCACCCTGCGCGACGACCTCCTGGAGGAGGTCGACCGTCTTGCGAGGGCGGGTCGGTTCGACTATCTCCTCATCGAGTCCAGCGGCATCTCCGAACCGATGCCGGTGGCCGCCACCTTCGAGTTCCCGCGCGACGACGGCGTCACCCTCGGCGATCTCGCCCGGCTCGACACGATGGTGACGGTCGTCGACGCCGCCAACTTCCTGCCGGAGCTGACGGGCGGTGACGGTCTGGCCGAGCGGGGGCTCGATCAGTACGAGGAGGACGAGCGCACGGTCAGCGATCTGCTGATGGACCAGATCGAGTTCGCGGACGTCATCGTCCTCAACAAGCTCGACCTGGTCGACGAGCGGGACGCCGAGCGGCTCACCGCCACCCTCGCGCGCCTCAATCCGCTCGCCCGCCTCGTGCCCGCGACCCAGGGCCGGGTGGATCTCCAACAGGTCCTCGGCACCGGCCTGTTCGACCTGGAGCGGGCCCAGCAGGCTCCGGGGTGGGTGCGGGAGCTGAACGGGGACCATGTGCCGGAGACCGAGGAGTACGGCATTTCCAGCACCGTCTTCCGTGCCGAACTCCCCTTCCACCCCGAGCGGTTGTGGAACTTCGTCACGCAGGGTCTGGACAGCGGAAGCTTCGGGGACGTGCTGCGCTCCAAGGGCTTCTTCTGGCTCGCCAGCCGTCCGAACGTGACCGGATTGTGGTCACAGGCCGGGTCCGTCGCCCGCTTCGAGCCGTCCGCCGCGCGCGACGCGGAGGACTTCCAGGGGCAGGAACTGGTGTTCATCGGGACCGGGTTGCGGCCCGATGCGCTGCGCGCGGCACTGTCCGGCTGCCTCATGGCCGAGGGCGAGAGCCTCCCGCCGCTCGGCCTCGACCCGTTCCCCGCCTGGGACACGTACGGCATCGACGACGCCTGCGAGCACGAGGCGCTCGCCGGCTCACACCAGTAG
- the rpmF gene encoding 50S ribosomal protein L32, producing MAVPKRKMSRSNTRHRRAQWKATTPQLVPVTVDGSAYLVPQRLAKAYERGLLRPEG from the coding sequence ATGGCCGTACCCAAGCGCAAGATGTCCCGCAGCAACACCCGCCACCGCCGCGCCCAGTGGAAGGCCACCACCCCGCAGCTGGTCCCGGTCACTGTCGACGGCTCCGCCTACCTCGTCCCCCAGCGCCTCGCCAAGGCGTACGAGCGCGGCCTGCTGCGCCCCGAGGGCTGA
- a CDS encoding membrane-associated oxidoreductase — translation MEITDLTPAELRVWRAFPLGTGVDFRESPDDDPRAGGSWGPERTVRAEVLRALLLNGPMRDGEIAGLKLTGARITGRLDLMYGTVEHPVRLRSCHFEEAPNLYGAQVRALVLSDSVLPGLTAGTLRVELVLRITCCRIAGPVRLAGAQITGAFFVNGAELGAPPVPDEPPAEDAEAVLQLNHAEVGTDVWAVGLVAHGQVRMNGATVGGQVNLDDAELSAPGGVALHAETLSVGTDLRAVRLRARGTVNLSGARIPRHINLAYARLSHPEGSALRASSCVVGELWLREAAPIEGAVNLRRSQLDLLHVPPEVWPDQVKLDGLGYQRLAPHLPAEQRLPLLDREAGGYLPQGYEQLAAAYRTVGDEAAARTVQLAKLRRHRGTLPPYARIWGHLQDVTVGYGFRPMRAAGWLFVLLLGGALAFALHHPRPLKSGEAPDFNPVFYSLDLLLPIIGFGQEAAFAPDGWYQWLSYLLIATGWVLVTTVAAGISRSLSRQ, via the coding sequence ATGGAGATCACGGACCTGACACCGGCGGAGCTGCGCGTCTGGCGGGCGTTCCCGCTCGGCACGGGCGTCGACTTCCGTGAGAGCCCCGATGACGACCCCCGGGCCGGCGGCTCGTGGGGGCCCGAACGGACCGTGCGGGCCGAGGTGTTGCGGGCGCTGCTGCTCAACGGGCCGATGCGGGACGGCGAGATCGCGGGCCTGAAGCTGACGGGCGCGCGGATCACCGGGCGGCTCGACCTGATGTACGGGACGGTCGAGCATCCCGTGCGGCTGCGGTCCTGCCACTTCGAAGAGGCGCCGAATCTGTACGGGGCGCAGGTCCGCGCCCTGGTCCTCAGCGACTCGGTCCTGCCGGGGCTGACCGCGGGAACCCTCCGGGTGGAGCTGGTCCTGCGGATCACCTGCTGCCGGATAGCGGGGCCCGTGCGGCTCGCGGGCGCGCAGATCACCGGTGCCTTCTTCGTCAACGGGGCGGAGCTCGGCGCGCCGCCCGTGCCCGACGAGCCGCCCGCGGAGGACGCCGAAGCGGTGCTTCAGCTGAATCATGCGGAGGTCGGCACCGACGTATGGGCCGTCGGCCTTGTCGCGCACGGCCAGGTCCGGATGAACGGCGCCACTGTCGGCGGCCAGGTCAACCTCGACGACGCCGAACTGAGTGCCCCTGGTGGAGTCGCCCTGCACGCCGAGACCCTGTCGGTCGGCACCGATCTGCGGGCCGTGCGGCTGCGGGCCCGTGGCACGGTCAATCTGAGCGGTGCCCGCATCCCGCGCCACATCAATCTCGCCTACGCCCGTCTCTCCCACCCCGAGGGGTCGGCGCTGCGCGCCAGCAGCTGCGTCGTCGGCGAGCTGTGGCTGCGGGAGGCCGCCCCGATCGAGGGCGCCGTCAATCTGCGCCGCTCCCAGCTGGACCTGCTGCACGTCCCCCCGGAGGTGTGGCCGGATCAGGTCAAGCTCGACGGCCTCGGCTACCAGCGGCTCGCCCCGCATCTGCCCGCCGAACAGCGGCTTCCGCTGCTCGACCGCGAGGCGGGCGGCTATCTCCCGCAGGGCTACGAGCAGTTGGCCGCCGCATACCGCACGGTCGGCGACGAGGCCGCCGCCCGCACCGTCCAGCTGGCCAAGCTCCGCCGGCATCGCGGCACCCTGCCCCCGTACGCCCGGATCTGGGGGCATCTCCAGGACGTGACCGTCGGCTACGGCTTCCGGCCCATGCGCGCCGCCGGATGGCTGTTCGTCCTGCTGCTCGGCGGCGCGCTCGCCTTCGCCCTGCACCATCCGCGTCCGTTGAAGTCCGGTGAGGCCCCCGACTTCAACCCCGTCTTCTACAGCCTTGACCTGCTCCTCCCGATCATCGGCTTCGGGCAGGAGGCGGCGTTCGCGCCGGACGGCTGGTACCAGTGGCTCTCGTATCTGCTGATCGCCACGGGCTGGGTGCTTGTCACCACGGTCGCGGCGGGCATCTCGCGGTCGCTCAGCCGGCAGTGA
- a CDS encoding substrate-binding domain-containing protein encodes MREPREIRRQRILAVVESRGEARLSDLAADLEVSVITVRRDVEDLAREGRLRRGHGVARSVGPVERTTAPAEPVASGEAVALMVPERHTYLYETMHGARGALSEAGMRVALHIAPQVEGAERPLVERVLAEGVRGLLIAPRWRTAAEEEADYAWLAASGVPTVVMERRPRAGSALHAMDSVCTDHWFGIHLAVDHLVQLGHRRIVLAARDDSPTARALRAAFAEIAASRAEIEDWTVVLSARDAGPGRAREPLDLAALLRERRATAAVLHGDVDALMLVSQLIEGGVRVPQDCSVVAYDDVVAALGSTPLTAVSPPKHEVGRVAAQLLLRRFAEAEASGAGHPQRVELLPELKVRGSATHPAIV; translated from the coding sequence ATGCGGGAGCCGAGGGAAATCAGGCGGCAGCGGATACTCGCGGTCGTGGAGTCGCGCGGCGAGGCGCGGCTGAGTGATCTCGCCGCCGATCTGGAGGTCTCGGTGATCACCGTTCGCCGCGATGTCGAAGACCTGGCCCGCGAGGGCCGGCTGCGGCGCGGTCACGGCGTGGCACGCTCGGTCGGGCCCGTGGAACGGACCACCGCGCCCGCCGAACCGGTGGCCTCCGGGGAAGCCGTGGCGCTGATGGTGCCCGAGCGGCACACCTATCTGTACGAGACGATGCACGGGGCGCGGGGCGCCCTGAGCGAGGCGGGGATGCGGGTCGCCCTGCACATCGCGCCGCAGGTGGAAGGTGCCGAACGGCCGCTGGTGGAACGGGTGTTGGCCGAGGGTGTGCGAGGGCTGCTCATCGCTCCGCGCTGGCGCACCGCGGCCGAGGAGGAGGCGGACTACGCCTGGCTCGCCGCGTCCGGTGTGCCCACCGTGGTGATGGAGCGGCGGCCGCGGGCCGGCAGCGCGCTGCACGCCATGGACTCCGTGTGCACGGACCACTGGTTCGGCATCCATCTCGCCGTCGACCACCTCGTGCAGCTCGGCCATCGCCGGATCGTCCTGGCCGCGCGCGACGACAGCCCGACGGCCCGTGCGCTGCGCGCGGCCTTCGCCGAGATCGCCGCGTCCCGGGCGGAGATCGAGGACTGGACGGTGGTGCTCAGCGCCCGCGACGCCGGACCCGGCCGGGCGCGCGAACCCCTCGACCTCGCGGCGCTGCTGCGCGAGCGCCGGGCCACGGCCGCCGTGCTGCACGGCGACGTCGACGCGCTGATGCTCGTGTCGCAGCTCATCGAAGGCGGGGTGCGGGTACCGCAGGACTGCTCGGTGGTGGCGTACGACGATGTGGTGGCCGCGCTTGGCAGCACCCCGCTGACCGCGGTGTCCCCGCCGAAGCACGAGGTGGGACGGGTCGCGGCCCAGCTCCTGCTGCGCAGGTTCGCCGAGGCGGAGGCGTCAGGCGCCGGGCACCCGCAGCGAGTTGAGCTGCTGCCGGAGCTGAAGGTGCGCGGCTCCGCCACCCATCCCGCGATCGTTTGA
- a CDS encoding ABC transporter substrate-binding protein codes for MPGRPSRRSLLAVTAAVPAAGALSACSGGKGRTARTKGGSTRITFWSALRGSQEVVDAFNKTHDRVQVEFQQIPSGAMGGYAKLSNAARAGNAPDVATIEYPQVPGFAIDGVARDLTPLLTDRLRAKLLPQALGLTTFEKRVFTVPLDVEPMVLHYRTDLFDQYGLQVPRTWDEFAEAARTVRDKSRDRRRLALFPTDGFTQFAAWAWQAGAQWFDTRDGAWNVSLADRPTSEVAAYWQRLVDDDLVFANASESRQHDSQLGEGLVLARLSGAWDAGAQMNARPGQKKQWAIAPLPQWDPDHPVVGTHGGSTFAVTKDSRNPEAAMEFIEWQVSHPDALRARLSSGTSSQYPAVPGLVSVGRAAFDRSYYAGQDIYRLFQEQADTIRDGWVWGPRMTATQRVMQDGFARAGGGQGSIVDAVHAAQDGTMPDLKALGLSTTEHST; via the coding sequence ATGCCCGGTCGACCGAGTCGCCGGTCCCTGCTCGCCGTGACAGCCGCCGTTCCCGCGGCAGGCGCGTTGAGCGCCTGCTCGGGCGGCAAGGGCCGAACGGCACGCACCAAGGGCGGCAGTACACGCATCACCTTCTGGTCCGCGCTGCGCGGCAGCCAGGAAGTGGTCGACGCGTTCAACAAGACCCACGACCGAGTCCAGGTCGAGTTCCAGCAGATCCCGTCAGGGGCGATGGGCGGCTACGCCAAGCTCAGCAACGCCGCCCGCGCCGGCAACGCCCCGGACGTCGCCACCATCGAGTACCCCCAGGTCCCTGGCTTCGCCATCGACGGCGTCGCCCGTGACCTCACCCCGCTCCTGACCGACCGGCTGCGCGCCAAGCTGCTCCCGCAGGCTCTCGGCCTGACCACGTTCGAGAAGCGGGTCTTCACCGTTCCGCTCGACGTGGAGCCGATGGTCCTGCACTACCGCACCGATCTGTTCGACCAGTACGGCCTTCAAGTCCCGCGCACCTGGGACGAGTTCGCCGAAGCCGCCCGCACCGTACGGGACAAGTCCCGCGACCGGCGGCGGCTCGCGCTCTTCCCCACCGACGGCTTCACCCAGTTCGCCGCGTGGGCGTGGCAGGCGGGCGCCCAGTGGTTCGACACCCGCGACGGCGCCTGGAACGTCTCGCTCGCCGACCGGCCGACTAGCGAGGTCGCGGCGTACTGGCAGCGGCTCGTCGACGACGACCTGGTCTTCGCCAACGCCTCCGAGAGCAGACAGCACGACTCGCAGCTCGGTGAGGGCCTGGTCCTTGCCCGGCTCAGCGGCGCCTGGGACGCGGGCGCGCAGATGAACGCGCGGCCGGGCCAGAAGAAGCAGTGGGCGATCGCCCCGCTCCCGCAGTGGGACCCCGACCACCCGGTCGTCGGCACCCACGGCGGCTCCACCTTCGCCGTCACCAAGGACAGCCGGAACCCGGAAGCCGCCATGGAGTTCATCGAGTGGCAGGTCTCGCACCCCGACGCCCTGCGCGCCCGGCTCTCCAGCGGCACCAGCAGCCAGTACCCGGCCGTCCCCGGCCTGGTCTCTGTGGGCCGCGCCGCCTTCGACCGCTCCTACTACGCGGGCCAGGACATCTACCGCCTCTTCCAGGAACAGGCGGACACCATCCGCGACGGCTGGGTCTGGGGTCCGCGGATGACCGCGACCCAGCGCGTGATGCAGGACGGCTTCGCCCGCGCGGGCGGCGGCCAGGGCTCGATCGTCGACGCGGTGCACGCGGCGCAGGACGGCACCATGCCCGACCTCAAGGCCCTGGGCCTCTCCACCACCGAGCACAGCACATGA
- a CDS encoding carbohydrate ABC transporter permease — MTTTAPPARAARTAAAPAAARGARASARRREHMACGVLMTPFLILLATVFLIPVGTAVWLSFFSDDQPGLGFGPERTVFVGLRSYTAVLTDPTFLGSLGVVALYCLIYIPLMVIGALALALLLDSGLVRLRAWAQLSLFLPHAVPGIIAALIWLYLYTPGLSPVVELLAKGDITVDFLGVHTVLPSIVNIALWSNLGYNMVIFYAALQAVPREVIEAAVVDGAGPVRTALQVKAPLVRSSIVMVAMFTLIWALQLFTEPMLLSQSSPMINSRFSPSMYIYDAAFTRNNYGLAAAASVILLLCTVALSYGVTRWTNRSQKEAAR; from the coding sequence ATGACCACGACCGCGCCCCCGGCCCGCGCCGCCCGCACGGCCGCTGCCCCCGCCGCTGCCCGCGGCGCCCGCGCCAGTGCGCGCCGCCGTGAACACATGGCGTGCGGCGTCCTGATGACCCCCTTCCTGATCCTGTTGGCGACGGTCTTCCTGATCCCCGTCGGCACCGCCGTCTGGCTGAGCTTCTTCAGCGACGACCAGCCCGGCCTCGGCTTCGGCCCCGAACGCACCGTCTTCGTCGGCCTGCGCAGCTACACGGCCGTCCTCACCGACCCGACCTTCCTCGGCAGCCTCGGCGTGGTCGCCCTCTACTGCCTGATCTACATCCCGCTGATGGTGATCGGCGCCCTCGCGCTCGCCCTGCTGCTCGACTCGGGCCTCGTACGGCTGCGGGCCTGGGCGCAGTTGAGCCTCTTCCTGCCGCACGCGGTGCCCGGCATCATCGCCGCCCTCATCTGGCTCTACCTCTACACCCCGGGGCTCAGCCCCGTCGTCGAACTCCTCGCCAAGGGCGACATCACCGTCGACTTCCTCGGCGTGCACACGGTGCTCCCGTCGATCGTGAACATCGCCCTGTGGAGCAACCTCGGCTACAACATGGTGATCTTCTACGCCGCCCTGCAGGCTGTCCCGCGCGAGGTGATCGAGGCCGCGGTCGTCGACGGCGCGGGACCGGTGCGCACCGCACTCCAGGTCAAGGCGCCGCTGGTGCGCTCCTCCATCGTGATGGTCGCCATGTTCACCCTGATCTGGGCGCTGCAGCTGTTCACCGAGCCGATGCTGCTCAGCCAGTCCTCCCCGATGATCAACTCGCGCTTCTCGCCCAGCATGTACATCTACGACGCGGCCTTCACCCGCAACAACTACGGCCTGGCGGCGGCCGCTTCGGTGATCCTGCTGCTGTGCACGGTCGCCCTGTCGTACGGCGTCACGCGCTGGACGAACCGCTCCCAGAAGGAGGCCGCACGATGA